A window of Papilio machaon chromosome W, ilPapMach1.1, whole genome shotgun sequence genomic DNA:
GAGGACGGCCGGCTCCATATCCTCCGTGGGGGGCGCCCTCTTCAGTTTAGCTCGTACCATATGGTacgggcgcccccacgggtccGCGTCAAGGGTCGCCAAGAACTCGCGCATAAGCAGCGTCCTTGGCGGCCCCTATGGCGGCGGTGAGCACCTTCTTGGCTGCCCGCACTTCAGCCTGAAGGTGCTCCAGTTCGCCATCAACCCGATGCCGACGTCTTCGGCACCGGGTGAAGGCGCGCCGTGCGGCGTTACTGGCAGCGCGCAGGACCGCAAGGTCCTGCGTCCACCAGTATACGCCTTCCCTGGGCGCGAAGCGTCGCGCCCGGGGCATCCCAGCGTCGCAGATGGCCGTCAGGTCCCGGCGGAACCCGACGGCCCTTTCTTCGACCCCCAATCCTTGATGGGGGTCCGCCGACCATGCGCGGACCACGGCCTCCTCTTCCGCTAGGTCCGTGTCGAGGCGTGAGAGCTGCCACCTCGGAAAGCCTCCCACGCCTCTTCCGCCCACCGCCCGGGTTTGACGCCCGCAGGGCGCGTTGGAGACCCTGAACCGGATATACAAATGGTCGGACAGGGTCTCCACCTCCTCCAGGACACGCCAACACGTTATGCGTGCACCGATGGCAGGGGTGGCGAACGTTACGTCCACCACTGAGCCACCCCGCCCGCGCACGCACGTGTAGGCGGTGCCCTGGTTCTCCGGGGCTAGGCCGATTACTGTAGCCCAGTCCCGGAGAAGCGCCCCTTTTGCGTCGGTGATGGAGGACCCCCACTCCGCGCACTTAgcgttgaggtcccccatcacgatgacctgggcCGGCGATGCCCTCTGCACCACCGGTtccaggccatccaggaacctctcGAACTGCGAGAGGTTCCTGTTtggggagaagtagactcCGATGAGAACTACTTCCCCCCAGTTTGCCGCCACGTAGCCGGCACCCCTCTCCCTGAGGGAGAGGCGTTGTCGGCCCGCCGGCGGCGCCACTATGCCGACCAGACCCTCCGTGTCCCCAACCCAGATGGAGTGGGGGGGGATCACGTAGGGTTCGGCCACGACCGCAACGGCAATTCTCCACTCCGCCAGAACCTGCATGAGCAGGTCCTGTGCGCGGGCGCAGTGGTTGGCGTTGGTTTGGTACCCCCCTGGGGTATTTTATCTTTCAATCCCACTGCCATGCTGTAttaagggggggggggggtttagGCCTCCCCCCCTTAATAAAGTTAAGGTCAAGCATTATGTTACTCGAAAAACCAActgtttaatgaaaattatgatttacagttattttacgcggttatatattatattctataCTTACCGATCTTCGTCTAGAGGAAATCTTGCCATGAATATCCTTTTTTGGCCGTCCATTCGACAAGTTTTTACTCCACATATTTCgcactttttctttttgataCCACTCATTTTTGACTTTAAAATTGTCTTGAGTACTTTCTAGACGATCACTACATCCAAAAATATAGCAAATCATAAGAttgttataagaaaagagcACAAATCCGACTTCTCAGCTACACACATAGCAAAAGAAAAACGTCAAGTCAACAACAACCTGAGACAACAACAATCAACATGACACCGCATGGCTGCAAAGATGGCGGCGAAGTACAATCCGCCTAAAATCGAATGCCGTTAATTACATACTGCTTTATAGATTTCGATGTTTTTTCAACTTAGACGGGTTAAAAATTCGCTCCCGATTCATAGAATCGTTTTTTACCTTGAAGTTGCGCCAGGCTGAAGAGATTATAGAAAAACAAGAACCACAGACAACTATTTTTTGTGTCCACGACacacctccgtgaagttggccccctcactttaatttttttaacttttttttacgcaaatcgtttgagaatcgtttgagagggtttgaaagaaaagaaatatcgtttgagagttcctactttctccgtaaaaacaatttcaaattctagtgtgaagttggcccccacactttacttttttttctttttttcaatgcgaatcgttagagagtcgtttgagagacattaagagaaaagaaatatcgtttgagagtttttactttttctgtaataaatattttaattctgggcatcgaaagttacaaatcgattttcctttttttccgaattaaatatggcattCATgtacttggacgtttcaaatttattttgtaggaagagaatggtaagagagtgattgagagaaaagagaattCGTTTGAGAGtagatacttttcctgaaacaaatatttcaatttcggaatcgtaagtaacaaatcattatatatatatatatatatatatatatatatatatatatatatatatatataaatatatatatattgtatgtatgtgtattatgtatatatgtaatatttattaagtttattatttaagacattatttatgacgacttgtacacacatttacttattaaataaataaataaataaattacccaTTAAACAACCTCTCTCTATATAATGGTAAGCTGTAAGAGAACTCTTTTAGAGTTAAGCTTTCCAGTACAATACTTCATGtgtatgtacaaaaacaaaaaaaaaaaaagtaaagtgtgggggccaacttcacactagaatttgaaattgtttttacggagaaagtaggaactctcaaacgatatttcttttctctcaaaccctctcaaacgattctcaaacgatttgcgtaaaaaaaagttaaaaaaattaaagtgagggggccaacttcacggaggtagatagagagtactagaaaggattggggttaccagttatttgttttgtcccgaaaatgaataattacgatataatttagtatataccaatttatatattcccaattaaattgtaattaataaatgtaatgaatataaaaaacaatgcgtaatttttgtttatgtgactgaGATTAGGTAAACAGAGTTTttggtaatacttagtcaatatgtatgtacttagtatgtttaatataaaataattgaaacaagtttattcattatgtgaccatttatataccaaaatgaacttaacaaaacatagattcttatgacactaaagttaattcaaaatgacctccgtgattttaaatacaggccttcaatctactcggccagtcgtctatcgcagcacgaacgaggtccatgtcaatatcggcggctgccttaatcaaggatgtcttgagtgactccaaaaaaagaatcttcttaaaaagctacaaaaacattccaatattatagtcatataattttaaattactctgtatatcattacagtgaacactacatgtaaaactacttattatttaactattttgattgtaatttctaagaaataaaaatttacatgagacaaattaaaaagcatactctttaaaatcaacgggataagaaagtatcaaatatttaaaaaacacagcatatactagaattaaaaactccttttgaaatctgttgaaaatagtataaaaaatgtgaattgtttcatttatatacattatacatactataatttatttcccctaaattcagggtaatttttacaacaagatggtggtattatttttacgggtaataaccaaccaatttgaaaagaagtttaatatggccgcttgtttcccagatctacagtatattatttgacacaaatgacgtctgcgtttgggcgcataatgttctcTTGCTTGGTGTCGtgcaagtctatgacacggtaataataataccgtgagtgagagagatacagttatacccaattcctgtgacgtgacaaagacgtGTAgtgataactatcttctgtccctttctgcgtaccaggctttggtttgcttggaacaaaggttgtccccaaCAAGGTTATcccaaagtttgacattcgtgtatttttcgaaaattatgAGTATTTAGttgctgtaattgtgcaaaaatattttgatattacaattttagtgAGATCAAGTGTGTAAAatatggtatactgctgtattgttggttgtaaaagccgtagtgagcgaaaagagaaaaacataacctttcaatcgtaagtactgaaactacgcacttattcacatgtattcatacaaaataagtcaGTCATACAATCAGTCACACTCGTGTTGTCAAACAGTGCATACGCATGCTAGCGGAGTCGCCTATCCCTACCCCGCGCAACGCCAATTACCACCGGTTCCtaaactttcattttatttttattttttcacgaTGTTCGTGTGCACTAGATGCAAATTAGAATTTAGAGAGGGTGCGCAATGCAGCTCCTGTCAGGGGCACTTCGATTTCCCTTGCGCGGGTATAACGGAGAACGGGTACCGAAAACTCGGTGACAGGCGCAACACATGGAGGTGTGCTACCTGTAAAGTTGCCGGAAGTTCCAGCCCGCGTTCGGGGTCGTCCAAAGCCCCCTTCCCAGTCGATCTTGAGAAGGTGATGGAGGATTTGAAGTGCCTGAGGATCCAGTTGGCCCCACTCCCGTCGATGATTGAAACAGtgaaattaatacaaacaGATCTTAAAAGCTTAAAGGCCGATATTGCTGACCTGAAGTTATTGAAGTCTGACATCGCCGATGTAAAGGCGTCAATGGATTTTGTTCAGTATTCGGTGGATACACTGACAGGCAAAGTTAGTGCTTTGGACAAAGAAGTGCAAGAGCTCAAGAAGTCCAAAGACGACATATCTATCCTGAAGCAGCAAGTGAGTGATCTTAGAACTGTCGGTATTGTTTATAAgggtagttataaataaagtataaataaatcagtacGCATCTGAAAGTCGCAGCTTTATTACGTCTCCCTTGTCGACATGGCGCAGCCGGTAGGATTAtcgatttaaagtttaaaagtaaaagtggACAAAATATTGTGCAGTTATAGTGAGAAATTAgcgacaaataaaatataggaacattaaataacaatcgtgtaacaaaaaaatggaagCCGTACTCCCTCCACCGTCGCCATTTTGTTATACTAATAATTTGGACAATTTAACATCAGGAAACTTATCGGAAGAGTGGAAAAAATGGAAAAGTGCATTCCTTATTTATTACGAAGCCTGTGAATTAGCGAAGAAGAGTGAAAaagttcaaattaatatatttttgcatttgGTTGGCGAACAGTGTAGGGAAGTGTACAACCAATTTAACGAgtctttttcaaatttagGGAGACTAATAGaaaaatttgataactttttcAAGGCCAAAAAGAATATTACAGTGCTCAGACATCAATTTTTTACCCAAGAACAACAAGATAATGAGTCTGTCGAACAATATGCTTTTCAACTAAAGAAAATGGCGGCAAATTGTGAGTTTGCGAACTTGTGCGACGACCTCATAAGGGACCGTATAATTTGTGGGATTACAGATAATTCATTAAGAGAACGTTTGTTAGAGGACCGGATTTAACTCTTCAAAAAACATTAGATATATGTAATCTTGCCCAAATATCAAAAGTGCAAGCTGgaacaattaaatgtaaaaccgAAGAAAATAATGCATACGAAGTAAACAAacgtaatgaaaataaagacatCTGTTATGAAAACTACGAGTGTGACGCAATGTGGAGATTTCAGCGTGCAGGCGCAGCGGAAGCAGGGCGTGCGCGCGGGCGCGGTGTTCGCGGCGTGCCATGGCGCGGCGGTACATCGCGGCGTTGCCAGCCCGCACGCCCCGGCGGCGTTTACGGCATGCATTCTGCGTCAAACAATTTTCGTACTACGTCTTCGACGTTTAATAACGAAAATGTAAATTCGAACAATAAGTATGTGAGACGTGATAACAGTTCAAAGTGCATGAAGTGCGGCATAACTCATGGTTATAATCAGTGTCCAGCGTACGGAAGGAGATGCcttaattgtaacaatttaaatcatttttcgCGAGTATGCAACAATGTGTACGAGGTGCAGTCGGAGTTCCCACAGGCTGACCAGTCCCCTGACcaggtaatttattattttcatgaaCCCAATAGCAAATGGtgtgtagatttattaataaacgggaataaaattcaatttaaattagacaCAGGGGCTGATGTGAATGTGCTGCCTAGaagatatttacaaaagatagGTATGACAAGTGACAGTCTAATGAAAAGTGCAGTTAAATTACGCGGATATTCCGGCGGGGACATTAAAGTTGTAGGTCGGTGTAACATAAAAGTCAAGTACAAGGATGTTAATTACAtcttagattttattatagccgATGTAGATTCGCCACCAATTTTAGGTTGTCAATCCTGTcaggaattaaatttaataaaactgacattagcaataagtaaacaaagtaatgataattttaaggaGAAAATTCTGCACGAATATAAAGACGTATTTGAAGGTTTAGGATGTATGCCAGGTGAATACAAAATagccacaggtgggcacagttaatcgaaaagttaacttcattaatcgttaattcgttaattaaaaaattaacttcgttaatcgttaaagcgttaaattctcgaaaatttaacgcaagttaaagttaatcgttaacagttaaccataccaaaattatacatactaatttcgcaCTTATTGTggtgacacttgtttaaaatagtaatttgactgtacattctataacatattagtattagagacaagtatgaatgcattatagtatatttcattacgagtgcggaaagcctgtcattgcaaagagttccgacaaatgtctacccgagccgaggcgcagccgaaggtgagggttgacagtaaGAACCAGTTGTAAtaacagttccgcacgtgtactaaacaactattttaatacggTTGCGAAAAAagtaagcaatttaatagaataataaaaacacaataaactcaactaactaaaatgtttgaaaaatggcgccaaccgtaaaagaatacaaacaaagatttttttgttttcttcacccattctgggtaggcaaagggaactatgcccaaacagcaaaaaaatataatgtaacctaacctaattccttgaatcaaatcattaaatctgatattgtaacaaattaggagcttctttttagaaatatttgcatgaatcataaaaacttcaatgattttttttttttgtaaaaacttcgtggttggttttttcttttgaatagacatgatttttacagttgggaaagagaaggcACGAGTTTGGAgtaactaaagaaaaagcacgagtaaaaagtgttttaatacagttgctcaaaaagtggcgtattgcaggggcgaagagcgttcggaatgtgggctattacatactcttgcttttatatactcgtaatgaaatatactatttcgaaccttcttttgattttgtcctgttggtcacgtctttcccggacgctctgatgcatcacacttgcacgcgaacttcacatatatcaattatcaactcgttcgttcaccattcgagtcgccgacagtcgcccaacatagctgaactacgatcgtggcgtggcacgtaatttaaacaaaatgacagcacgtctccaagtttctaatttaacgattaacggacttttattaacggaagttaagtttaacggaagttaacaaaagcgttaacactttttgaagttaacttaaaagttaatccgttaagcaaaatgttaacttcgttaattaacgattaacggattaacgagttaatgcccagctctgaaaATAGCTATAGATAAATCCGTCCGTCCGGTTGTTCACGCACCGCGAAAGTTGCCTGTGGCCATTAaagaaaaggtaaaaaataaattaaatgagatggaaatgcaaaaaattataagtaaagtaGAAGGGCCGAGTAATTGGGTGAGTAGCATGACTGTCGTACGGAAACCAAACGGTGATTTACGTATTTGCTTAGATCCTAAGGATCTTAACAAAGCAATTAAAAGGGAACACTTTCACTTACCCACGCTAGACGAAATCACAACAAATTTGGCAGGTTCAAAATTTTACAGCACATTAGACGCCAAAAATGGGTTCtggcaattaaaattaaatgaaaaaagcgCTGATTTATGCACGTTCAATACAGCTTTTggtagatataaatttttacgttTACCGTACGGGATTTCGTCAGCGTCAGaagtatttcataaaaagatGTACGAAAATTTTGATGACATTGAAGGTGTGTGTTTGTTTGTcgatgatttattaatatatggtAAAACCCAGTATGAACACGATGAACGGTTAAAGCGAGTGCTAGATAGAtgtagattaattaatttgaagttgaacaaagaaaaatgtaaatttgcaTTAATGGAAATTAAGTATTTAGGTCATAGAATCACTCAAAATGGGATTCATCCCGACGAGTCACATACTTccgcgataaaaaaaatgatggttccaaaaaataaaaaagatgtcGAAAGGTTTCTTGGTTTGGTTAATTACGTCGGTAGCTTTATTGCAAACTTGTCagataaaacacatttactaCGACAGTTGTTAAAAAAGGATATAGAATGGCACTGGACGCCAGATCATGCCAGGTCATTTAATGTTCTAAAAGAGTGTCTTACCAAACCACCTGTGTTACAATATTACGATGTCAATAAGCCAGTAGTGTTATCGGTGGACACGAGTAAAAACGGTCTGGGTGcttgtttattacaaaataatttaccgGTTAGTTATGCATCTCGTACGCTTACTAAAGCCGAACAAAATTATGctcaaattgaaaaagaattgTTAGCCTGTGTGTTTGCATgtgaaaagttttattcttaCATTTTTGGTAAATGTGACGTTACGATTGAGACAGATCACAAGCCCTTAGTGCACATTATAGTGAAACCCATAGCTGAGGCACCCCCCAGGCTACAAAGAATGTTGTTGCGTCTTCAACGATACacattcacattaaaatataagcccggtaaatatttgttcataGCCGATGCATTGTCGCGCGACGCGGAGCCGGTGAGTCATGCGCAATTGAGTAATTACTTGGACACCGAAGCGCACGTCTCTGCGGTCATAGCTTCGAATCCACTCACAGATTCTCATTTTGTAAACTTACAGTATTGCACACAAAACGATAATGAATTGCAGACATTAAtagaacttattaaaaatggtTGGCCCgagcataaaaaaaaattaaataatattgtttctcCTTACTGGTGTTATAGGGATGAGTTATCAACTGCACACGGTTTAGTTTGGAAAGGCGACAGAGTCGTCATACCAAAAGTCATGAGAGATGAgatgctaaaaaaaatacacacaggGCATTTAGGTTTagaaaaatgc
This region includes:
- the LOC123722914 gene encoding uncharacterized protein LOC123722914 gives rise to the protein MFVCTRCKLEFREGAQCSSCQGHFDFPCAGITENGYRKLGDRRNTWRCATCKVAGSSSPRSGSSKAPFPVDLEKVMEDLKCLRIQLAPLPSMIETVKLIQTDLKSLKADIADLKLLKSDIADVKASMDFVQYSVDTLTGKVSALDKEVQELKKSKDDISILKQQRAGAAEAGRARGRGVRGVPWRGGTSRRCQPARPGGVYGMHSASNNFRTTSSTFNNENVNSNNKYVRRDNSSKCMKCGITHGYNQCPAYGRRCLNCNNLNHFSRVCNNVYEVQSEFPQADQSPDQVIYYFHEPNSKWCVDLLINGNKIQFKLDTGADVNVLPRRYLQKIGMTSDSLMKSAVKLRGYSGGDIKVVGRCNIKVKYKDVNYILDFIIADVDSPPILGCQSCQELNLIKLTLAISKQSNDNFKEKILHEYKDVFEGLGCMPGEYKIAIDKSVRPVVHAPRKLPVAIKEKVKNKLNEMEMQKIISKVEGPSNWVSSMTVVRKPNGDLRICLDPKDLNKAIKREHFHLPTLDEITTNLAGSKFYSTLDAKNGFWQLKLNEKSADLCTFNTAFGRYKFLRLPYGISSASEVFHKKMYENFDDIEGVCLFVDDLLIYGKTQYEHDERLKRVLDRCRLINLKLNKEKCKFALMEIKYLESTGELVQTGVVAGLVGLGAVLSLGMVLLDSGLRTWFRREYSAARRFPWVC